In one window of Epinephelus fuscoguttatus linkage group LG20, E.fuscoguttatus.final_Chr_v1 DNA:
- the becn1 gene encoding beclin-1: MEGSKSSSTTMQVSFVCQRCCQPLKLDTSFNVLDRVTIHELIAPLVTVTPSKQADSTDGETAPEETFAENKQDGVSRKYIPPARMMSTESANSFTLIGEASDGGTMENLSRRLKVTSDLFDIMSGQTDVDHPLCEECTDTLLDHLDTQLNITENECQNYKQCLELLSHLQVEEEETLLAELHQLKEEEEALVQELEAVEEQRAAVAQDLTQSRVHSQQLDTEELQYQKEYSEFKRQQLELDDELKSVDNQMRYCQIQLDRLKKTNVFNATFHIWHSGQFGTINNFRLGRLPSVPVEWNEINAAWGQTVLLLHALANKMGLRFQRYRLVPYGNHSYLESLTDKSKELPLYCSGGLRFFWDNKFDHAMVAFLDCVQQFKEEVEKGDTGFCLPYRMDVEKGKIEDTGGSGGSYSIKTQFNSEEQWTKALKFMLTNLKWGLAWVTSQFYNR, from the exons ATGGAGGGCTCCAAGTCGTCGAGCACAACCATGCAGGTCAGCTTCGTGTGTCAGCGGTGTTGTCAGCCCCTCAAACTGGACACATCCTTCAATGTGCTCGATCGGGTCACAATACATGAACTTATCG CTCCGTTGGTCACAGTGACCCCCAGCAAACAGGCTGACAGCACTGATGGGGAGACAGCACCAGAG GAGACCTTTGCAGAAAACAAGCAAGATGGAGTGTCAAGAAAGTACATCCCTCCTGCACG GATGATGTCCACAGAGAGCGCCAACAGCTTCACACTGATCGGAGAAGCATCGGATGGTGGCACCATGGAGAATCTCAGTCGCAGGCTGAAG GTGACTAGTGACCTGTTTGACATCATGTCGGGTCAGACTGACGTGGACCACCCGCTGTGTGAGGAATGTACCGACACCCTGCTGGACCACCTGGACACACAGCTCAACATCACAGAGAACGAGTGCCAGAATTATAA GCAGTGTCTGGAGCTGCTGTCACACCTgcaggtggaggaagaggagactcTGCTGGCAGAGCTGCACcagctgaaggaggaggaggaggctctgGTCCAGGAGCTGGAGGCAGTGGAGGAGCAGAGGGCTGCTGTGGCCCAGGACCTGACGCAGAGCAGGGTCCACTCTCAGCAGCTGGACACAGAGGAGCTACA GTACCAGAAGGAGTACAGCGAGTTTAAACGGCAGCAGCTGGAGCTGGATGATGAGCTTAAGAGTGTCGACAATCAGATGCGCTACTGCCAGATTCAGCTCGATCGACTGAAGAAGACCAACGTCTTCAATGCAACCTTTCACAtctg GCACAGCGGCCAGTTCGGTACCATCAACAACTTCCGTCTGGGTCGACTCCCCAGCGTCCCGGTGGAGTGGAATGAGATCAACGCTGCCTGGGGGCAgacggtgctgctgctgcacgctCTCGCCAACAAAATGGGGCTGCGCTTCCAGAG ATACCGTCTGGTCCCGTATGGAAACCACTCCTACTTAGAGTCACTGACAGACAAGTCCAAG GAACTTCCTCTGTACTGCTCAGGTGGCCTGAGGTTCTTCTGGGACAATAAATTCGACCATGCCATGGTGGCCTTCCTGGATTGTGTCCAGCAGTTCAAAGAGGAGGTGGAAAAAGGAGACACTGGCTTCTGCCTTCCCTACAG GATGGACGTGGAGAAGGGAAAGATCGAGGACACGGGCGGCAGCGGCGGCTCCTACTCCATCAAAACCCAGTTCAACTCTGAGGAGCAGTGGACCAAGGCGCTCAAGTTCATGCTCACCAACCTGAAGTGGGGACTGGCCTGGGTCACCTCACAGTTCTACAACAGATAG